The Hymenobacter oligotrophus genome segment GTGGCTGAACTTGATGGTTAGAAACGTGAAGGCTGCCCCCCAAAACATGGCGCTCCAAAGCATGTGCAGCAGAATGTGCCGGCGCTTCACGCCCAGCAGCGTGGCAATAACGGTTCCGCCAATGGGCGTAAACAACACCGGTGTAAGGAACGCAATGCCCCCGATGCCGAAGCGCCGGAACACGCGCACGATTTGCCGGGCCCTAGGGGTGAAAACCGGTTTGTGCCGCAAGCGACGCCGGCGCTGCAGGTGCGCCACAAACACACGCCCCAGCCCCGAAAACACCAGCACGCTCGTCATCATGCCGGCTACGGTAAGCACCCACGTAGGCACAAACGATAGCCCCGCGGCAGCACCAGCCAGCGGCCCTCCAAAGAACTTTACCATGCTCAGCAGGAAAACGGACGCGTATTTCACGGCGTGCGGCATCACGGGCGTTCAGACGTTGATCGTTTTAGGCAAAGCCAGGTACTTACACAGATAATTCGGTGCGGGCCCAAGAGCGGTTACGAAACTGTGCTAATTATTTGACAGGCAGACTTACAGCTTGCTTCCGTAGGCCAAGTCGCCCGCATCGCCTAGGCCCGGAACAATATACGCATGTTCGTTCAGGTGGTCGTCGAGGGCGGCCAGCCAGATGTGGGCTTCCGGAATTTCCTCGAGTACGTGCTTCAGGCCCTCGGGCGAAGCAATTACGGCCGCAATGTGCACCTGCCGCGGCTGGCCGAAGCGGAGCATGGCCCGGTACGTAAGCGCCAACGACTTGCCCGTGGCCAGCATAGGATCGGCCAAGATCAGTACGCGCCCGTTGAGGTTGGGGGCCGAGAGGTAATCAACCTGCACCTCTACCCGCGAAGTAGCCTCGATGCGGTAGGCGGCCACAAACGCGCTGGGCGACTGATCGAAGTAATTGAGAAATCCTTGATGGAACGGCAAGCCCGCGCGCAGTACCGTGGCCAGTACCGGAAAATCCGACAGCAACTGCCCGCTCGACTCAGCCAAGGGCGTTTGTACTGTTTTTTCGGTGTACTGCAGCTGCGAGCTGATGCGGTAGGCAATGATTTCGCCGAGGCGCTGCAGGTTGCGGCGGAAACGCAGCGAATCGCGCTGCACGTGCACATCGCGCAGCTCAGCCAAAAAATGGTTGGCAATGCTCGGCTCGGAGGTCACGATGTGCACTCGGCCGCCTTGGGTCAGCGCATCCAGGTCAGGTACCACGGGCGGGTAGTTTGGGTGAGAGAACAATACGGCACAGGCCGCGCCCCGAAATTCGCAAAAAAGCGGGCAATACTAGGTATGGTGCCGCCCTCAAAGTCCAGCACTAGATCGGGTGTGCCGGCGTGCCGGGCAATTACGTAATCGAGCAGCAGCATAGGCGCGTGCTGCTTTTTGCCGGCCGCCGAAGCCGCCGCAAACAGGTACGTAACGCGGTTGGGGCTGTGCACAAACAACGCTCCGGCCAGCAGCTCGCCGTTGCCGGGTTGCCGCACCTCCAGTATTTCGCCGTGGGCACCTAGGGCGTGCGTTAGGTGCTGCAGCCGCGCAAAGTGCCTGTTGTACAGACGCGTTTGGTGGTCGGGCTTGTAACTCCGAAACAAGGCAACTGTTGGCGCCAACGAGCCGGCCGGCACTACTTGCAGCGGCATAGCTTGCTCGCGGTGTTGCCGCAGCCGGCGCCTGAACTCGGGCGTGTAGTGCGCCAGCAACGTGCCGTAATCGGCCGATAGCCCTAGGTGGTAGGTAGTGCGTTCCGTTGCTTGCCAGCCGGCCGGTAGGCCGCTGGGGGTAGCGTTGCCGGTATTCAGTTGAAGATGCAAGCGCACAAACCGCCCGCTTAACAAGGCTAGGTACTCGGCGGGGTTGCGGTGCTGGCTAGCGGCGGTAGTCAGCAAGCCCAACTGCTGTGTAAAAGGCGGCTGCAAGCTTTCGGTGCCCCACAGCCGGCGCTGCACCGGCACCGGAAAAACCGAGGCGTAGCCACCGCCGGGCTTGGGCTCTACTATGGCCTCCCAGGTTGGGCCGTTGGTTGCATCAAGCCAATGGGCTTGGGCATACGGCACACGTTCCTCGGCTTGGGCTACGCAGGCCTGCCAATCGGCCATATCGAGCTCAGAACGTTGGAGGTAGCAAAGTGGCACAGCGCAAAGGTAACGCCTGCCAACCGCCAGCGCACTTAGGCCATACTACCTCAACAGTGCGCCGAGCTATATTTACCCAACCTTTACTCTGATACATGCCCTACGTTTCTGGCCGCCACACTCCCAAACTTTTGGCGGTGCTTGCCGGCGTGGTGTACGCCTTGGCTTTTCGTTTTGTGTTCAACACGGGCCCGTTCGAGCGGTTCGGCGGGCTGCTGATGCTGTCGTTTCTGATAGCGGTGCCGTTTGGCCTGGGCATTCTTACGGCGCACTACACCCCAGCCAGCCGCGGCAATGCGTGGCGTTACGTGTTTGCGCCTTGGATTGCCACCACCCTGTTCTTGCTCACGGCGTTTGTGGCGCACCTAGAGGGTGTCATCTGCCTGATCATAATTCTGCCGCTGTTCTACTTCGTGTCGTGGTTGGGGGCACGGCTTTACGCATGGTTAGAGAAGCACCGCAACAACAAACCCGACGATTATGCCCTGGTATCGGCCGTAGCGTTGTTGCCTTTTGTGGTAGCTTTTGCCGAAAGCCGCTTTACCACCCCCGATAGTTTGCGGCGGGTGCAAAACGTGGTGGAAATAGCTGCTCCGCCGGCCGTGGTGTGGCGGCACATCGTGCGCGTAGCCCCCATCAGCCCCGCCGACCTAGGGCCCAGCCTTGTCGATGATATTGGTTTTCCGCGGCCTGTGCAGGCTACGCTTACGCACGAGGGCATCGGCGGAGTACGCCATGCCACTTTCGAGCGAGGCGTCGAGTTCATCGAAACCGTGGACGAATGGATACCGGAGCAAAAACTTTCCTTTGGTATCAAGCCCAACACAGCTACCATTCCACCCATTACCTTCGACGAGCACGTAATTGTGGGCGGGCGCTTTTTCGATGTGCTGCGCGGCACCTACGAGCTGCAGCCGTTGCCCAACGGCCACACGCGCTTAGTGCTGTTCAGCCAACAGCGCCTGAGCACCAACCTCAACCCCTACGCCGGGCTCTGGACGGATTACGTAATGAGCGAGATTCAGCGGCGCATTTTGCTAGTAGTAAAGCGCCGCTGCGAGGCATCCGAAAAGGGCTGCTGCCCTACGGTTTCGGAAAATTAGCGTCAAAAAAAAGCGCCAACCGAAGCTGGCGCTTTTACACTGTTTGCTTTGGCGGGGTACTACCGCAGCAACTGTTGCGTTACGGCTGCCGCTACTTTGTCCTGCATTTCGCGCACTGCTTGGGCAATACCAGCGGCGTCGTAACCGCACTCCTTGTACAGTTCGTCCTGCGAGCCGTGTTCCACTACTAGGTCCGGAATGCCCAGGCGCTTTACGGGAAGCGAGTAACCGTGGTCGGCCATGAACTCCAGCACGGCCGAGCCAAAGCCGCCTTGCAAGCAACCGTCTTCTACGGTTACGATGGCTTTGTAGCGGCGCAACACTTGGTGCAACAGTTCCTCATCGAGCGGCTTGCAGAAACGCATGTCGTAGTGGCCTGCATCTACGCCCTCGGCCAGCAAAGCTTGGGTTGCTTTTGTGGCGTAATTACCGATGTGGCCGATGCTTAGGATGGCCACTTCGCCGTTGCCTTCGCGCACGGTCCGGCCCGTGCCCACCGCAATGCGCTGCAAGGGCTTGCGCCACTCCGGCATTACGCCCTCGCCGCGGGGGTAGCGGATGGTGAAGGGTCCGGCGTTTTCGGGCAGCGTAGCGGTGTACATCAGGTTACGCAGCTCCTCCTCGTTCATGGGGGCGGCCACTACCATGTTGGGCACGCAGCGCATGTAGGCAATGTCGTAGGCGCCGTGGTGGGTGGCCCCGTCGGCGCCGGCAAAACCGGCGCGGTCGAGGCAGAACACCACGTGCAGGTTTTGCAGGGCTACGTCGTGCACCACTTGGTCGTAGGCACGCTGCATAAACGACGAGTAGATGTTGCAGAACGGCACCAGCCCTTGGGTAGCCAAGCCCGCCGAGAACGTAACAGCGTGCTGCTCGGCAATGCCCACGTCGAAGGCGCGGTCAGGCATGGCCTTCATCATGATATTGAGCGAGCAGCCCGAAGGCATGGCCGGCGTAACGCCCATCACCTTGGGATTCTGCTCGGCCAGCTCCACCATGGTGTGGCCAAACACATCTTGGTACTTGGGCGGCTGCGGCTTATCAGGCACCTTCTTGTAAATCTCGCCCGTAATCTTGTCGAACAAGCCGGGCGCGTGCCACAGCGTCTGGTCCTTTTCGGCCAAAGCGTAGCCTTTGCCTTTTACCGTTACGCAGTGCAGCAGCTTGGGGCCTGGTATGTTCTTCAGGTCCTTAAGAATGGTGGCTAGGTGCTGCACGTCGTGGCCATCCACGGGACCGAAGTAGCGGAATTTGAGTGCCTCGAACAGGTTGCTCTGCTTCATCAAGGTGGCCTTCATGGCCGACTCAACTTTGCTGGCAATCTGCTGCGGATTGGGCCCGAACTTGCTGAGCTTGCCCAGCACGTTCCACAATTCGTCGCGCACGCGGTTGTAGGTGCGCGAGGTGGTAATATCAGTAAGGTATTCTTTGAGCGCGCCCACGTTGGGGTCGATGCTCATGCAGTTGTCGTTGAGGATAACCAGCAGGTTGCTGTTCGATACCCCGGCGTGGTTCAGGGCTTCGAAGGCCATGCCGGCCGTCATGGCCCCGTCGCCGATTACGGCAATGTGCTGCCGATCAAACTCCTTTTTGTAGTCGGAAGCCACGGCCATGCCTAGGGCCGCCCCAATGCTGGTAGAGCTGTGGCCCACGCCAAAAGCATCGTACTCACTTTCCGAACGCTTCGGGAAACCCGACAGCCCGCCGTACTTGCGGTTGGTATGAAACTGGGCGCGGCGCCCCGTCAGGATTTTGTGCCCGTAGGCCTGGTGGCCTACGTCCCACACCAGTTGGTCGTGGGGCGTGTTGAACACGTAGTGCAGCGCCACGGTGAGCTCCACCACACCTAGGGAAGCGCCAAAGTGCCCGCCGTAGATCGAGACCGAGTCGATGATAAACTGCCGTAGTTCTTGGCTGAGCTGGACCAATTGGTCTTCGCGCAGCTCTTTCAGGTCAGCAGGCGAGTTTATGGCCGCCAGCAGAGGTCCGGGTTCAACAATCATTGGGTTCGGTTACGGCAACGAGTGGGATGGTAGCGGCTAACCACCGCAGTGGCCAGTTTGTTGCGGCAGCCTGCAAAGGCGTGCCGGCATTAGCTGGCAAAGTTACGACATTTTCAGCCTGGCGGTTCGTAGCTTAACGTGCTGCTGCCGGGCTGCGGTTCGGCTAGGCGCAGCTGCTGGCGGCTACCCGCTTTGCCTTCACCTAGGGCTTCTGATAATTTTAACGACCCTGCCTGGGCCAACTGCGTATTTTTGCCTGATCACTACCCACCTACTTGCATGACTACTCCCCAGCAGGACCGCCAGCTGCTCGAAAAATTATCGCCTTCGCGGATGCTGCTGCCGGTTGCTATTGGCCTCGGAGTGGTGGGTTTTATGTTCTGGCGCAGCTACCAACCCGGCGACTTGGCTCCTTTGGCCGACGCGCGCCCGCTGTGGCTGTTGGTGGTGCTGGCCGTGCTGTTTGTGCGCGATGTAGGCTACATGTACCGCATCCGGCACATTTCGGAACGGCAGCTTTCGTGGCGGCAGAGCATTGATGTGATTATGATTTGGGAGTTGGCCTCGTGCGTGCTGCCCTCGGCAGTGGGCGGTACCACCGTAGCTACGTTCATCATCAACAAAGAAGGCGTGCCCCTAGGTAAGTCGTTGGCCTACGTAATGGCCACCGCCATGCTCGACAACTTGTACTTTGTGGTGGTGGTACCCTTTGTGCTGCTGCTGGCCGGCGATACTATTTACCCCACCGAGGTGCTCGACAGCGGCTTTATCACCACACTTAAAGTGGCTTTTTGGCTGAGCTACGTGCTCACGTTTATTTACTCGGGCCTGATGGCGTGGGCGCTGCTGATTAATCCGCACGTGGTAAAGCGCCTGATTATGCGTTTGTTTTCGGTGCGAGGGCTGCGCCGCTGGCGCCGCCGCGCCTGGCAACACGGCAGCGAGCTGGTGTGGGCCTCGGCGCAGCTGCGCGGCAACGGTTGGGCATATTGGAGCCGGGCGGCACTTTCCACGGCATTCGTCTGGACGGCGCGTTACCTCGTTATCGGCTGCCTGATTGCGGCTTTCGTGCCCGTAAGCTGGGCCACGTTCGGCATCATTTTCGCGCGTAACCTTGTGTACAAAGTGGTGCTGCTGGTGGCCATTACGCCGGGCGGTGCTGGCTTTGCCGAAGGCGCTTTCCCGTTCTTCTTCCGCAGCTTCGCCGGCTCGGCCACCATAACGAATTTCATCCTGCTACTCTACCGCATAGCTACCTACTACTTGTACCTCGTGCTCGGCTCCGTCTTTCTGCCGCGCTGGGTAGGGCGGGTGTTTAGCAAGAAAGTGGCGCACGAGGTTATGGCTTCCTAAGACCATGCCGGCACCTAGGGACAAAGAATAAGCCCCGCGGCATAACTGCCACGGGGCTTATTCTTTCATCGGCAAAACCGGATTGCGGCGTGCTATTCGGCTTCCAATTGTAACTCAGCGCCGTCGGCACTGCGGAGCGTCAGGCGGTCGTCGGTTAGGGTTGCCACGTCAAAGGTGTTCGACATGTTGCCGTTGTCGGGCGTCATGGTAATCTTCTTGTTGGCCTGATCAAAAGTGTATTTGCCGTTGATCGACTGCGTGGGCGAAGTCATTACGTACTGGCCGTTGGCGAAAAAGCGGATTTCCTCCTGCTTTTGCTCCGAGGTTTGCTTCACCTTGTCGCCGGTGGCATCTTCTTCGCGGCGGGTTTTCCAGATTTTGCTTTCGGTGCCGTAGAGCATGTTCTGGCCTTCTACCTTGCCTTCTTTGCTGCCGCAGGCATACATTACGAGCGTTAGCATCAGCAGCAAAGTGCCCAGGTAGTGGAGTGGTGTGTTAAATGCGCGTGTCATGGGGTGTCTGGAATGAAATAGAACAGAAGAGTTCGGCGGGTGCCGCGCGGCCGAGTTGGCAAGCGCTGCGCCGTTACTTACGCGCCTTGCTGCAAAGGGTTAAGCGCGCAACTATCTGCGGCAGGGTGCGTACACCCAAGCCGAGCCAATGGGCGCTTACTTAAGCCCCAACGCTCTGTTCCGCACCTACTTACCTAGACCTCACAACCATGGGACTGTTCGATTTCCTCAGCGATAAGGGCGAGAAAAAGCCCGTACAACCTACGCAACCCCAAAAGCCAGCTGGCGGCGCGGCCGATTTCTTTGGCAATCCGCAACAAGCTCAGCAAGCACAACCTGCCGCCGCGCAAGGCGAAAGCTATACCGTAGTAAGCGGCGATTCGCTCTCGAAAATTGCCAAAAAGCATTACGGCGACGCCTCCAAGTGGCACCAGATTTACGACGCCAATAAGTCGACGATTGGCTCCAACCCCGACCACATCGAGGTGGGCCAGGTGCTGAAGCTGCCCAAATTGTAAGCCCAGCTTACTCCCAGAACTGCAACGCCTAGGTCCGACCCCTAGGCGTTTTTTTATGACTACTTGGCCCGCTATCAGACAAAGCAAATTGCTGATTGCAAATGAATTACACATCAGCATTCAGTTATTAGACTTACAGTTTTCATCACTCTGAAAAAACTTTTTGCCGGATTTGCGTTTTAGGCAACCGGTACTACCTTTGTGCCAGCCCGGCTTACGGCCCGGCGTTTTTTGAAGCATGGTTTATTCCGAAGCGGCGAGAGAACAGGCTCGATGACCCGCTGGCAACCACCGGCAACGCACAAGCCGGCAGGTGCCAAGTCCTGCCCCCACCGAGGGGACAAATAAATAGCGTGCTATGGATACCTACCCGCACCCCTACCACACTCTTTCGCAGTTCCGCGCTACCGCGGCGCCCGCTACAGCTATGCTTGTAGCCGTTCGCCCCGCCCCCGCGACCATGATGCAGCCGCAAGCTATGCGTGCTGCCGCAGCGGTGTGTTGTTGCTGTTGTTGGTAGTTAGCCCCGCGGGCGCTTAAAGCCCGCCCCTACCCCTCCCACTCTACATTTTGGCCGCCCCTGCTCGGCGGCACGTGGCTTCGTCGCACCCTAGGTTTTCACTGGGCTTGCGGCTAGCCACCACTTCGGCGCACGCGGCTTCGGGCTTGGCGTGGCCGGTTTTCCGCATCGATTTCGCAATCCACAACCCCCTTTCTCAGCCTCATCATGTCCCAGCAAAACCTGCACTTCGAGACCCTGCAACTCCACGCCGGCCAGCAACCCGACCCTACCACGGGTGCCCGCGCAGTGCCGCTGTTTCAAACTACATCCTACGTATTCAAGAATGCTGAGCACGGCGCCAACTTGTTTGCGCTAAAGGAGTTTGGCAACATTTATACCCGCCTGATGAACCCCACCACCGACGTGTTCGAGCAGCGGGTGGCGGCGCTCGAAGGCGGTGTGGCGGCACTGGCTACCTCGTCGGGGCAGGCGGCGCAGTTTATTGCCCTGAACAACATCCTACAGGCCGGCGACAACTTCGTGTCGACCTCCTTCCTGTACGGCGGCACCTATAATCAATTCAAAGTAGCCTTTAAGCGCCTAGGTATCGAGGTGCGCTTTGCCGACGGCGACAACCTCGAGAGCTTTGAGCGCCTGATCGACGAAAACACCAAGGCGCTGTACCTCGAAACCATCGGCAACCCTGGCTTCAACATCCCGGATTTTGAAGCCATTGCGGCCATTGCCAACAAGCATGACCTTCCGCTGATTGTGGATAACACCTTCGGGGCGGGTGGCTACTTGTTCCGCCCGCTCGAGCACGGCGCGCACATTGTGGTGCAGTCGGCCACGAAATGGATTGGCGGGCACGGCACTTCTATCGGGGGCGTGATTGTGGATGGTGGCAAGTACGATTTCGGCAACGGCAAATTTCCGCAGTTTACGGAGCCGAGCGAAGGCTACCACGGCTTAGTGTTCAACGACGTATTCGGCAAGAATGGCCCCTTCGGCAACATTGCCTTTATCATCCGGGCCCGGGTAGAAGGCCTGCGCGACTTCGGTCCGTCGCAGAGCCCGTTCAACTCCTGGCAGCTGCTCATCGGCCTCGAAACGCTGAGCCTGCGCGTGGACCGCACCGTGGAAAACGCCCAAAAAATTGCCGAGTGGCTGGAGGCGCACCCGCAGGTAGAAGCCGTGAACTACCCTGGCCTGAAGAGTAGCCCCTACCACCAACTGGCCACCAAGTACCTCAAGCGCGGTTTCGGCGGTGTGCTCACCTTCGCCATCAAAGGCTCGAAGGATACGGCAACCCAGTTCATCGACAACCTGCTGCTGATTAGCCACCTGGCCAACGTGGGCGACGCCAAAACGCTCATCATCCAACCCTCGGCCACTACGCACCAGCAGCTTTCCGACGAGGAGCAGCGCGCCGCCGGCGTAACGCCCACGCTGCTGCGCCTGTCGCTGGGCATCGAGCACATCGACGACATCAAGGCCGATTTGCAGCGCGCTTTCGACGCTGTGGCCAACGCAGCGCCGCTAACCACCGACAAGGATAACGCCATTCTCACCGAACAACAAGCCGAGCACCCCGCCACGCTGGAAGTATAAAGGGAGGGAAAACTTGGAAGCCCATCCACTGCCATGGTACGGGGCTTCCCTTCCAGCAAGGCACCTAGGCGAAGCGCTTCGGGAGAAAGTGCTTCGCCGCCGCTTCGGCTCCTTTGCTTTCCGGCCCCCTTTATCTGCTCGAGGGGGCCGGGAGCAAAGAATGACTTACCACCGCACGCCTAGTGGTGGCGGTGTTTTACCACTCCTTTCAGCCTTACCCGAAAGGACCTGCTATGAGCCAACAACAAACCTTAACCCTGGCCCAACCGCTGCCGCTGGAGTGCGGCGGCGAGCTGGCCGGGGCACAAATTGCCTACCACACCTACGGCACCCTTAGCCCCGCGCGCGACAACGTGCTGTGGGTGTGCCATGCCCTCACGGCCAATGCCGATGTAGTAAGCTGGTGGCCCGGCTTGGTGGGCGCTGGCCACTACTACGACCCGGCCGAATGGTTTATTGTGTGTGCTAATGTGTTGGGTTCGTGCTACGGCAGCGCTGGCCCACTCACGCCGGTGTTGCCGCACAACCGGCCGCTGTACCAAGCTTTTCCGCGCCTTACGGTGCGCGACTTGGTTGCCGCGCACGAGCAACTGCGTCAGCACCTAGGCATCGAGAAGATACATACCGTTATCGGTGGCTCCCTAGGTGGGCAGCAGGCGTTGGAGTGGGCCATTGCGCACCCCAAGCGGTTCGAACACCTGGTGCTGTTGGCCACCAACGCGCGGCACTCGCCCTGGGGCATTGCCTTCAACGAGGCGCAGCGCCTAGCTATTCAGGCCGATTGCACCTACCAGGGCGGCGGGCCCGAAGGCGGCGTGGCGGGTTTGCGGGCTGCCCGGGCTGTTGCCTTGCTCAGCTACCGCAGCTACGATGCCTACGGTCGCACCCAAGCCGAGCCCGACGAGGATACGCTGCCGGCTTTTTACCGGGCCAGCTCCTATCAGCAATACCAAGGCGACAAGCTGACGGCGCGCTTCAATGCCTACAGCTACGTTACGCTGTCGCACATCATGGATTCGCACAACGTGGGCCGCGGGCGCAATGGCTTAGAAGCTGCGCTGGCGCAGGTGCAAGCGCGCACGCTGGTGCTCGGCATTTCGTCGGATGTGCTGTTTCCGCCGGCCGAACAGCAGTTTATTGCCCGCCACATACCCGGCGCCATGTACGCCGAAATGGATTCGCCCTACGGCCACGACGGTTTTCTGATCGAAACCGCGCAAATCACGCATTTCCTCGAACGTTTCTATGTCCAAACCTTCGTCCACTAACCCCCACACCCGCATTGGGCTAATTGGTTTCGGCTGCGTTGGGCAGGGCCTGTTCGAGATTTTGGAGCGGCACCCCGAAGCTGGTTTTGAGGTGGTGCGCATCGCCGTGAAGACCCCCACCAAGCTGCGTGCCTTGCCGGTTAGCCGCTTTGAGTTTCAGGCCGATGAACTGCTGCACGACGCCGACCTGGATATACTGGTAGAGGTTATCGACGATGCGGCCGAAGCTTTCCGGCTGGTGAGTTCGGCCTTGCGCCTGGGCAAGCGGGTGATTACGGCCAACAAGGCCATGGTGGCCCGGCACTTGCCCGAACTGCTGCAATTGCAGCGCGATTTTGGCGGCACGCTGTTATACGAAGCAGCTGTGTGCGGTAGTATCCCAGTCGTTCGCACCCTCGACAGCTACTTTGGCCAGGAGCCGCTGCGCTCGGTAAGCGGCATCTTCAATGGTTCCTCCAACTACGTGCTCACGCGCATGAGCGAGGGCGGCTCCGACTACGCCGAGGCCTTGGCCGAAGCCCAAGCGCAAGGCTTTGCCGAAACCGACCCCACGCTTGACATGGCAGCTTTCGATCCTAGGTCGAAAGCGGTGATACTGGCCGCCCATGCCTACGGCTTGCTGCTGAACCCCGACGACGTGCTGAATCTAGGCATCGAAAACATTTCGTCGGCCGACATTCGCTACGCCGCCGAGCGCGGCCAGAAGATTAAGGTAGTGGCCAGCTTGCAGCCCTTGCCGGGCGGCGGCGCTACCGTGTTTGTAACCCCTCAGCTGGTTTCGGCCGATTCGCCGCTGTATGCCGTGGAGCGCGAGTTCAACGGCGTAGTAGTGGAAGCCGAGTTTGCCGGCCAGCACTTTTGGCGCGGCCGCGGTGCCGGCGGCCACCCCACCGGCTCGGCCGTGCTTTCCGACCTAGCAGCCCTACGCAACGGCTTCCGCTACCGCTACGA includes the following:
- the upp gene encoding uracil phosphoribosyltransferase, which codes for MVPDLDALTQGGRVHIVTSEPSIANHFLAELRDVHVQRDSLRFRRNLQRLGEIIAYRISSQLQYTEKTVQTPLAESSGQLLSDFPVLATVLRAGLPFHQGFLNYFDQSPSAFVAAYRIEATSRVEVQVDYLSAPNLNGRVLILADPMLATGKSLALTYRAMLRFGQPRQVHIAAVIASPEGLKHVLEEIPEAHIWLAALDDHLNEHAYIVPGLGDAGDLAYGSKL
- a CDS encoding GNAT family N-acetyltransferase, producing MADWQACVAQAEERVPYAQAHWLDATNGPTWEAIVEPKPGGGYASVFPVPVQRRLWGTESLQPPFTQQLGLLTTAASQHRNPAEYLALLSGRFVRLHLQLNTGNATPSGLPAGWQATERTTYHLGLSADYGTLLAHYTPEFRRRLRQHREQAMPLQVVPAGSLAPTVALFRSYKPDHQTRLYNRHFARLQHLTHALGAHGEILEVRQPGNGELLAGALFVHSPNRVTYLFAAASAAGKKQHAPMLLLDYVIARHAGTPDLVLDFEGGTIPSIARFFANFGARPVPYCSLTQTTRPWYLTWMR
- a CDS encoding SRPBCC family protein, coding for MPYVSGRHTPKLLAVLAGVVYALAFRFVFNTGPFERFGGLLMLSFLIAVPFGLGILTAHYTPASRGNAWRYVFAPWIATTLFLLTAFVAHLEGVICLIIILPLFYFVSWLGARLYAWLEKHRNNKPDDYALVSAVALLPFVVAFAESRFTTPDSLRRVQNVVEIAAPPAVVWRHIVRVAPISPADLGPSLVDDIGFPRPVQATLTHEGIGGVRHATFERGVEFIETVDEWIPEQKLSFGIKPNTATIPPITFDEHVIVGGRFFDVLRGTYELQPLPNGHTRLVLFSQQRLSTNLNPYAGLWTDYVMSEIQRRILLVVKRRCEASEKGCCPTVSEN
- the dxs gene encoding 1-deoxy-D-xylulose-5-phosphate synthase; translated protein: MIVEPGPLLAAINSPADLKELREDQLVQLSQELRQFIIDSVSIYGGHFGASLGVVELTVALHYVFNTPHDQLVWDVGHQAYGHKILTGRRAQFHTNRKYGGLSGFPKRSESEYDAFGVGHSSTSIGAALGMAVASDYKKEFDRQHIAVIGDGAMTAGMAFEALNHAGVSNSNLLVILNDNCMSIDPNVGALKEYLTDITTSRTYNRVRDELWNVLGKLSKFGPNPQQIASKVESAMKATLMKQSNLFEALKFRYFGPVDGHDVQHLATILKDLKNIPGPKLLHCVTVKGKGYALAEKDQTLWHAPGLFDKITGEIYKKVPDKPQPPKYQDVFGHTMVELAEQNPKVMGVTPAMPSGCSLNIMMKAMPDRAFDVGIAEQHAVTFSAGLATQGLVPFCNIYSSFMQRAYDQVVHDVALQNLHVVFCLDRAGFAGADGATHHGAYDIAYMRCVPNMVVAAPMNEEELRNLMYTATLPENAGPFTIRYPRGEGVMPEWRKPLQRIAVGTGRTVREGNGEVAILSIGHIGNYATKATQALLAEGVDAGHYDMRFCKPLDEELLHQVLRRYKAIVTVEDGCLQGGFGSAVLEFMADHGYSLPVKRLGIPDLVVEHGSQDELYKECGYDAAGIAQAVREMQDKVAAAVTQQLLR
- a CDS encoding lysylphosphatidylglycerol synthase transmembrane domain-containing protein, coding for MTTPQQDRQLLEKLSPSRMLLPVAIGLGVVGFMFWRSYQPGDLAPLADARPLWLLVVLAVLFVRDVGYMYRIRHISERQLSWRQSIDVIMIWELASCVLPSAVGGTTVATFIINKEGVPLGKSLAYVMATAMLDNLYFVVVVPFVLLLAGDTIYPTEVLDSGFITTLKVAFWLSYVLTFIYSGLMAWALLINPHVVKRLIMRLFSVRGLRRWRRRAWQHGSELVWASAQLRGNGWAYWSRAALSTAFVWTARYLVIGCLIAAFVPVSWATFGIIFARNLVYKVVLLVAITPGGAGFAEGAFPFFFRSFAGSATITNFILLLYRIATYYLYLVLGSVFLPRWVGRVFSKKVAHEVMAS
- a CDS encoding lipocalin family protein codes for the protein MTRAFNTPLHYLGTLLLMLTLVMYACGSKEGKVEGQNMLYGTESKIWKTRREEDATGDKVKQTSEQKQEEIRFFANGQYVMTSPTQSINGKYTFDQANKKITMTPDNGNMSNTFDVATLTDDRLTLRSADGAELQLEAE
- a CDS encoding LysM peptidoglycan-binding domain-containing protein — encoded protein: MGLFDFLSDKGEKKPVQPTQPQKPAGGAADFFGNPQQAQQAQPAAAQGESYTVVSGDSLSKIAKKHYGDASKWHQIYDANKSTIGSNPDHIEVGQVLKLPKL
- a CDS encoding O-acetylhomoserine aminocarboxypropyltransferase/cysteine synthase family protein, whose product is MSQQNLHFETLQLHAGQQPDPTTGARAVPLFQTTSYVFKNAEHGANLFALKEFGNIYTRLMNPTTDVFEQRVAALEGGVAALATSSGQAAQFIALNNILQAGDNFVSTSFLYGGTYNQFKVAFKRLGIEVRFADGDNLESFERLIDENTKALYLETIGNPGFNIPDFEAIAAIANKHDLPLIVDNTFGAGGYLFRPLEHGAHIVVQSATKWIGGHGTSIGGVIVDGGKYDFGNGKFPQFTEPSEGYHGLVFNDVFGKNGPFGNIAFIIRARVEGLRDFGPSQSPFNSWQLLIGLETLSLRVDRTVENAQKIAEWLEAHPQVEAVNYPGLKSSPYHQLATKYLKRGFGGVLTFAIKGSKDTATQFIDNLLLISHLANVGDAKTLIIQPSATTHQQLSDEEQRAAGVTPTLLRLSLGIEHIDDIKADLQRAFDAVANAAPLTTDKDNAILTEQQAEHPATLEV
- a CDS encoding homoserine O-acetyltransferase family protein, coding for MSQQQTLTLAQPLPLECGGELAGAQIAYHTYGTLSPARDNVLWVCHALTANADVVSWWPGLVGAGHYYDPAEWFIVCANVLGSCYGSAGPLTPVLPHNRPLYQAFPRLTVRDLVAAHEQLRQHLGIEKIHTVIGGSLGGQQALEWAIAHPKRFEHLVLLATNARHSPWGIAFNEAQRLAIQADCTYQGGGPEGGVAGLRAARAVALLSYRSYDAYGRTQAEPDEDTLPAFYRASSYQQYQGDKLTARFNAYSYVTLSHIMDSHNVGRGRNGLEAALAQVQARTLVLGISSDVLFPPAEQQFIARHIPGAMYAEMDSPYGHDGFLIETAQITHFLERFYVQTFVH
- a CDS encoding homoserine dehydrogenase, with the protein product MSKPSSTNPHTRIGLIGFGCVGQGLFEILERHPEAGFEVVRIAVKTPTKLRALPVSRFEFQADELLHDADLDILVEVIDDAAEAFRLVSSALRLGKRVITANKAMVARHLPELLQLQRDFGGTLLYEAAVCGSIPVVRTLDSYFGQEPLRSVSGIFNGSSNYVLTRMSEGGSDYAEALAEAQAQGFAETDPTLDMAAFDPRSKAVILAAHAYGLLLNPDDVLNLGIENISSADIRYAAERGQKIKVVASLQPLPGGGATVFVTPQLVSADSPLYAVEREFNGVVVEAEFAGQHFWRGRGAGGHPTGSAVLSDLAALRNGFRYRYDKLSAAATDTAEATPDLELEVYLRNAPEVLQHALGVTNELGAAIAATSAPVGFLGYVRLKQLHQHRDALRAAGAFVARTGKTRQAVAQPPQLATELVAE